CTGCGGCAGCAATTGGAATCGCTGCCTGCGCAACTGCGACTCGTACGCTCGCGTGAGTTGGCGGTGCCGCGCGTTGAGATTCTGCGACAGTTCCTTGAAGCGGCCGAAGCGGAAGGCGCCGCGGCGGAGCGCGGGGTTCACGCCGCTTGAATGCTGGATCGAGAGGCGTGTGGGCAAGGTCTGCGATTGTCGCATGCTTAACGCTGAAGCAGGCTGAAGAGCCTGCGCTCCGAAGTTATGAATTGGAATGAACTGATAACCATGGCTACGGATGAAGTGGAATCGACGCTTGCCGCGTTGCCCGCAGGGTTGCGCGAGCGTGCCGTGGCATTGCCGATCACGTTCGAACCGATTCCCAATGCGGCGTTGCAGGAGGACGGAATCACTGCTGACACACTCGGACTATTCACGGGCGCGGAATTCGTCGATGAGGAAACTGTTCCCATGCCGCCGCAGATCATCCTGTTTCTGGAAAATCTTTGGAACCTGGCCGACGGCGATGAATCTGTGTTTCGCGCGGAGGTGAGGACGACCTTGTTGCACGAACTCGGACATTACCTTGGCTTGAACGAGCAGGATTTGTTTGAGCGCGGATTGGAGTGACGCGCCACCGTGCGTGCCAGCTGACGCGGGAACGCCGGCTTCCAGCCGTATACGATGTCAAAAGAACCGACCGCGCGCAGAATGAGAGTTGCGTCCGGATTGAAAAAGAGGACCTTGCAGGCCATTTGGCGGTCTCGTGCCATTTGGAGCCCTGAGCCGAATGCAAGTCGGCGATCCGTGGCGGGTTGTGACACCTGCGCTACGACTTCACAGCTTCAACACAGCGGGCGCAGATCGTGGGATGGTCAGTGGCCGACCCGACATCGGTTTCCCAATGCCAGCAGCGTTCGCATTTCTGGCCGTCGGCCTTCGCCACAGTGACGGTGACGACTGTGTCCGCAGCTTCCTGCAGGACAACCTGCGACACGTTCAACAGTTCGCGAACGGCCTCGAGATTTTTTCGCGCG
The sequence above is drawn from the Verrucomicrobiia bacterium genome and encodes:
- a CDS encoding metallopeptidase family protein, producing MATDEVESTLAALPAGLRERAVALPITFEPIPNAALQEDGITADTLGLFTGAEFVDEETVPMPPQIILFLENLWNLADGDESVFRAEVRTTLLHELGHYLGLNEQDLFERGLE